CAGAACAGCCAACACACCCTTCCCCGCGCAACACCGCTCGTCCCCTCTCCCGCCCCGCAGTTGAAAAACGCATCGCCACCCCCATATGAGTTGGCATAAGGCATTTTCGCCCCGCTGCGTGGAGACTCTCCCTTGACCACCATCGTTTCAGTTCGCCGCCACGGCAAAGTCGTCATGGGCGGCGACGGCCAGGTTTCTCTCGGCAATACCGTGATGAAAGGCAACGCGAAGAAAGTTCGTCGCCTGTACCACGGCCAGGTCATCGCCGGTTTTGCCGGGGCCACCGCTGACGCCTTCACCCTCTTCGAGCGTTTTGAAGGCCAGCTTGAGAAACATCAGGGCCACCTGGTTCGCGCCGCTGTCGAACTCGCCAAAGAATGGCGCACTGACCGCTCCCTCAGCCGCCTCGAAGCCATGCTCGCCGTCGCGAACAAAGACGCCTCCCTGATCATCACCGGCAACGGCGACGTGGTCGAACCCGAAGAAGGCCTGATCGCCATGGGTTCCGGTGGCGGTTACGCCCAGGCCGCCGCCAGCGCGCTGCTGAAGAAAACCGATCTGTCGGCCCGGGAAATCGTCGAAACCGCACTCGGTATCGCCGGCGACATTTGCGTATTCACCAACCACACCTTCACCATTGAGGAGCAGGACCTCGCCGAGTAAGCCTGTTCCGGCCTTAGTGCCACGGCTCACTTTTGCTTGAG
This region of Pseudomonas mandelii genomic DNA includes:
- the hslV gene encoding ATP-dependent protease subunit HslV is translated as MTTIVSVRRHGKVVMGGDGQVSLGNTVMKGNAKKVRRLYHGQVIAGFAGATADAFTLFERFEGQLEKHQGHLVRAAVELAKEWRTDRSLSRLEAMLAVANKDASLIITGNGDVVEPEEGLIAMGSGGGYAQAAASALLKKTDLSAREIVETALGIAGDICVFTNHTFTIEEQDLAE